The Pyxicephalus adspersus unplaced genomic scaffold, UCB_Pads_2.0 Sca858, whole genome shotgun sequence genomic sequence GAATATAAAGTTTattgtccatagtcatgacacatgtgcaattgaaaataaaataatatggtaATTTTTAGGTAAACTTAGGTAAATTTCTTCTGTCCCAAAGATGCTAACAAGCCCGTATGGGGTCTCATTGGGCAGGGCTTGGGCCCTCCTTATTAATACATCAAGGGTCTGTTGAATGGACGCAATTTACTGTTTGCCCAGATATTTGACAACTTTCAACCCAGGACTGCTAAGAACTGAGCAGTTCTGTGTTCATGTTGTGCAAAAGATGTTAGGGAATGGATGCTTCTCCTCCTGATTGCTATCCCGAGAATAGTTTTTTGTGTTCCAAGGGGGAGTGAGTCAAAAGAAGGAAATTGCACCATCAGATGATGTGAATACATTGCAGTTAAACCTATTTTTCCTTGGTCCCCTGGCTAAGTTCCACAAATACCCAGTCTTGTTCCCTGCTTTCTATATTAGGCACATTGGCTGTGTTACAAAAACCCTCCTACTGTAAGCTGCAATGTCTAGAAAGGGGGAGCATTTGggactgtaataaaaaaaagaattcagcTTAGGGATGTTTAAGAAAGATTTATGTTTACTCTGAGCATTACATAGTAAATagatatggtattttttttagaaagtcatGAGTCAATGAGtctttagttgtattttaaaaaatttcaatgttGTGTAAGTTGCAGTTGAATTCTATGCAgttaacaatacaaatatatgttgATGCCTGTTTTTCCTAATTTTAGGAGATATTCAACATTATCAGTCTGAAGGCTTTCAAGCAAAACTGCAGCTCATGGATCAAAAACTCAGAGAAGCAGAACGTGTTGCAGAATTGGCAGAGAATGATGCCCGACAAAAAGACAAAGATCTTGCTGATGCACTTAAACGGATGAGAGACTATGAAGCGGTATGACACTTTAGGCTGATTGGCTTACAGTTCAATATgtatcaaaaaaataatatagaagaAAAGAAGTCTCTTTAAAGATAATTATCACTTACCATATATGCACACATATAAGCTTCATTCTTAAGACTTCCTCGCTTCCACATAGTCTTACCTGATTGCTGGTCAAGGTTGGGGGCTTGTGCAAAGACACATGTAGGGGGTTCAAAGGGTGAGAATAATCCCATATGATTCTTCCCATACAGAGGACAAAGGAAAGCCTTTTTCTGTCCATTGACAAACCAGGAGATCTGAAAGGAGCAGTGCCACACATACTAGAGTTCCTTTAGTTTATGTAAAGTTTCTGTAGTTTGAATTGTCATACACTGATCTGTCACATATTATGTTTATGTACGGTATATAGATTTAGTATACTTAAGAATAAACTGATCCAATCTATGTTGTATGTTCACTTAAAGGGAGTTTATGGCTTAGAAGAAGCAGTCGCTGAAACTAAAGAACTAAAAACTCATATTAATCTAAGGGATCGTGAAATACAGGCACTGACAGGAGATATTAACAAACTTGAACTGAAAGTGAATGATATTCTTGATGAGAATGAAGATCTAAGGGAGCGTTTAGGTGAGTAGCTCTTAGTTTATtccattgttatatatatatatatatatatatatcttttcataaGTTTTCATTGTCTATGGAATGAGTTTGTACTAGCGTCTTAAATAAAATACTCTTATGTATGTGCTTTCTTTTAGGCCTTGATCCCAAAGCTGTGATTGATTtaactgaatttaaaaatgttaaagctctCAAACAGCAGCAATACAGAGCAGAAAACCAGATTCTTCTAAAAGAGGTAGGTTTTTTTTCCACCAACTGATTTCATGTTTTGGTGTCTTACATAATACAAAACAGAGGTGTAAAAGTTTTTAGGCGGTGTCTGTTAATGTCTGAAAATGCTCTctttttaataacttctggaaACATGTGGAGGAACCCTGACTGACATAGGCAAGTTACACATGGTGTGAAGGAAGTTGGGTTATGTCTAACTAGTACTTTTGTATTTTGTCACCTTTCTTTTCTGTGCTGTAACAgctaaactttttataaaaatgaatcttAATTGAAACGTTTATTAGGTTTTAGAATACTGAAGGTAAAGCTTAAGCTTTTTTAAATGGTATCTACAAATGTAATGTGATTGAAGGGATAAGGAAATATGTGAGGATCATTGCTAAAGAGAAGGTTATAAGGTCAAAGTTTGTAGGTTTGCTTGCTTAAATACTGACCAGAATATCTGAACCCCCAGCTAGGCAATAAATACAATGCCCCAATAGTTGAAGGACTGATCCTTGTTCTATGGTGCAATTTTTCCACAAGCAACAATGAGCACTTGAGAATATTTGATATCACTTAGTTGTTATTACCACATAGTCTGAGTATTCTAAGCATTGCTAATGCCCC encodes the following:
- the LOC140321142 gene encoding centrosomal protein of 290 kDa-like gives rise to the protein MDQKLREAERVAELAENDARQKDKDLADALKRMRDYEAGVYGLEEAVAETKELKTHINLRDREIQALTGDINKLELKVNDILDENEDLRERLGLDPKAVIDLTEFKNVKALKQQQYRAENQILLKEIERLEEERVELKQQVRNLAQEKGKRAALLGKIFTK